The genomic interval ATTTTGCTGCGCGTCATCGTCGTCTTGATTGCCCATGGTGTCCTGATGGCCTTCCAAGATGGGGATGTCTTCTGGCCGAACATGTTTGGGGTCAGGGTAGTAGCGGAGCGCCCCGTTAGGGACTTTGATGACTTCGTTCCGAAACGCGACCTGAAAAGACAGGCTGGCTGTCATGCCGGGCAAGAGTTTCAATTCCGCGTTGGGGGCCGTCACAATGACCGGATAGGTGACAACATTCTGGGTGACAGTTGGACTGAGCCGAACTTCGTAGATTCGCCCTTCGAACAGTTCATCCGGATAGGCGTCGACGGTGAAGGTGACCGGATACTCGTGCGCCTGAGCGGCTTTGATCAGTCCGATATCGGCTTCATCCACGGACGCATGAACATTGATTTCTTTGCGCATGTCGGGGGCGACGGTAAAAAGTTCCGGTGTTTGAAACGAGGCCGCGACCGTTTGCCCCTGATTGATTTTTCGATCAATAATCATCCCGTCAACGGGTGAGACGATGTCGGTGTATTTCAGATTCGCGCCTGTACTGTCCATTGTCGCTTTTGCCTGTTGCGCGGCCGTTTCGGCGACGACAAGCTGGGCTTCCAAAGACAGTCTCGCGAATTTGTATTTGTCCATTTCCGCCTGCGCGATGAAGCTGGGGTCTTCTTTGCGTAACGCAATGGCTCGTTTCTCATCATTGATTGCCTGCTGCAACTGAGCCCTCACGCGTAGGACATCGGCTTCGCGGCTGGCGTAGGACGCTTTGTCACGCTCGAAGTTGGCCTCATAAAGCAGAGGGTCGATCTTGGCGAGTAACTGGTCTTTTTTGACTTCGTCGTTGAAGTCGGCGTAAATTTCGAGGATGGGCCCGGAGACGAACGAGCCGATCGCGACCTTCTGTTTCGGAGTCACCGTCCCCGTGGAATTGACGACGGACTTGATGTTGCCCTGGCTCACCTTTTCAGAGCGCCAATCGATGCGATTGCGTTCTGCCAGATGGGCTTTAATCGGTGAATAGGCGCCGACAACGAGTACGCCCAAGACGAGCAGTACTGTCAGCCACCGGAGTGATTTGGACATGTTGGATCCCAGCTTACAAACAATTCAGACATTCATGTTGTAGTGATCGCCGATTGTTCAGCAAGTCCGAATGAGAGGTTGCCGAGTGTTCCTGCGAACTTTCATGGACAAATCAATTCGCCAAAATGCTGGTATGAGACCTGACGCCAAGCTGTCATTCTGTCAGATTGGCAGTTCATCTCGATGCTGGACTGCGGTGTGTTTGACGGTCGTGATCGAATCAACTGCGAGAAAACCCACCGCTGACTGTACCTTCACAGGGCGTGGAAAGATTTGATGGATCCCCTCGGATCGCCATTTTTACCGGTACGCTGTTTGCATCAACGTTTTCCTAATGGATTCGGATCACGTGGTGGCACTGGAAAAACCTAAGGCCGCCAGCGACGTTCGGATTTGTTCGCCTTGATGTCGCCGAGCTGTTGAATTCAGCGTGATGGGGCAATCGGGCAGTGCGTTTGACGATCGCTGGAATGAAGGGGGATATCATGCCCGTCTTTCGC from Schlesneria paludicola DSM 18645 carries:
- a CDS encoding efflux RND transporter periplasmic adaptor subunit, yielding MSKSLRWLTVLLVLGVLVVGAYSPIKAHLAERNRIDWRSEKVSQGNIKSVVNSTGTVTPKQKVAIGSFVSGPILEIYADFNDEVKKDQLLAKIDPLLYEANFERDKASYASREADVLRVRAQLQQAINDEKRAIALRKEDPSFIAQAEMDKYKFARLSLEAQLVVAETAAQQAKATMDSTGANLKYTDIVSPVDGMIIDRKINQGQTVAASFQTPELFTVAPDMRKEINVHASVDEADIGLIKAAQAHEYPVTFTVDAYPDELFEGRIYEVRLSPTVTQNVVTYPVIVTAPNAELKLLPGMTASLSFQVAFRNEVIKVPNGALRYYPDPKHVRPEDIPILEGHQDTMGNQDDDDAQQNSKQMSADERTQLRKQRDRRHVWIQEGNLLRAVAVSVGLSDSKYSELVEGDLEPGQKVVTGIQQPRIGAAR